In Clostridium sp. SY8519, one genomic interval encodes:
- a CDS encoding Asp23/Gls24 family envelope stress response protein, with amino-acid sequence MKGQIDNSLGTVIIDSQVIATYAGSVAVECFGIVGMAAVNMKDGLVKLLKRDYLHHGITVQMQDNHIVLDFHVIVSYGVSILTVADNLISTVKYKVEEFTGMTIDEINIYVEGVRVID; translated from the coding sequence ATGAAAGGCCAGATTGATAATTCATTAGGAACTGTAATCATAGACTCACAGGTCATTGCCACCTATGCAGGATCTGTGGCCGTAGAATGTTTCGGCATCGTTGGAATGGCTGCAGTCAATATGAAAGACGGACTTGTAAAACTGCTGAAAAGAGATTATCTGCATCACGGCATCACCGTACAGATGCAGGACAACCATATTGTACTGGATTTTCATGTCATTGTATCTTATGGCGTCAGCATCCTAACAGTAGCGGACAATCTGATCAGTACCGTCAAATATAAAGTAGAAGAATTTACAGGAATGACCATCGACGAAATCAATATCTACGTTGAAGGTGTCCGTGTAATTGATTAG
- a CDS encoding NFACT RNA binding domain-containing protein, whose product MAYDGIAVSNIRHDLAEEFTGGRISKIAQPEKDELLLTLKGTDGQKRLLISASPSLPVIYLTEENKKSPMTAPNFCMLLRKHVSGGRIVNITQPGFERILIFEIEHLDDLGDLCRKQLIVELMGKHSNIIFCDASGRILDSIKHISANISSVREVLPGRQYFIPRQEGKTSPLDLTDGQALIQRLKSRPMPAARAIYSSYTGFSPLAAQEICYRAGIDGDAPVDSVTALQWDRLAETWIHFMDAIRNGDFYPNMILDEGRPLEFASYHLTMYRDKETVPYDTVSHLLVDYYAKKAADTRIHQKSADLRHQVNVLLERTRKKYYLQQKQKKDTEKRDKYRKYGEMIHAYSYLLKKGMAGFENTDYETGKQMQVPLNKDLTPMENAAKYFARYNKLKRTDEALTIQLQETKDDLTHLESIAASLEIAENEADLVQIRQELADAGYLKRPSGKQKKSREVSQPYHYRSSDGFDIYVGKNNIQNDALTFRFAQGNDWWFHAKGMPGSHVIVRCKTGELPDRTFEEAGRLAGYYSAGRGSEKVEIDYLQKKNVKKPNKAKPGFVVYYTNYSLTIDTDITGIERIE is encoded by the coding sequence AATTGCGGTATCCAATATACGGCACGATCTGGCAGAAGAATTCACCGGGGGACGCATCAGCAAAATTGCGCAGCCGGAAAAAGACGAACTGCTTCTGACACTGAAGGGGACGGACGGACAAAAACGTCTGCTGATTTCCGCCAGCCCTTCTTTGCCGGTGATCTATCTGACAGAGGAAAATAAAAAAAGTCCCATGACTGCCCCTAATTTCTGCATGCTGCTGCGCAAACATGTTTCCGGGGGACGTATTGTAAACATTACGCAGCCGGGCTTCGAAAGAATTCTTATTTTTGAAATCGAGCACCTGGATGACCTGGGAGATCTCTGCAGGAAACAGCTGATCGTCGAACTGATGGGCAAGCACAGCAATATTATTTTCTGCGACGCGTCCGGCAGGATCCTGGACAGCATCAAACACATCTCCGCCAATATCAGCTCCGTCCGGGAAGTGCTTCCGGGCAGACAGTATTTTATTCCCAGACAGGAGGGAAAAACATCTCCTCTGGATCTTACGGATGGACAGGCGCTGATTCAGAGACTGAAGAGCCGTCCCATGCCGGCTGCCCGGGCCATTTACTCCTCCTATACCGGATTCAGCCCGCTGGCTGCACAGGAAATCTGTTACCGGGCCGGTATTGACGGAGATGCCCCTGTGGACTCTGTCACTGCGCTGCAGTGGGACCGGCTGGCCGAAACATGGATTCATTTTATGGATGCCATACGAAACGGTGACTTTTACCCGAATATGATTCTGGATGAGGGAAGACCCCTGGAATTTGCCTCTTACCATCTCACGATGTACCGTGACAAGGAAACCGTACCCTATGATACCGTTTCCCATCTGCTGGTGGATTACTACGCGAAAAAAGCCGCTGATACAAGAATCCATCAGAAATCTGCCGATCTGCGCCACCAGGTCAATGTGCTCCTGGAACGCACGCGGAAGAAATATTATCTTCAGCAAAAACAGAAAAAAGACACGGAAAAAAGGGATAAATACCGGAAATACGGGGAAATGATCCACGCGTACAGCTATCTGCTGAAAAAAGGTATGGCCGGCTTTGAAAATACGGATTACGAAACAGGAAAACAGATGCAGGTCCCCCTGAACAAGGATCTGACTCCTATGGAAAATGCCGCGAAATACTTTGCCCGCTACAACAAGCTCAAACGCACGGACGAAGCGCTCACGATCCAGCTGCAGGAAACCAAAGATGACCTGACCCACTTGGAATCCATTGCCGCATCGCTGGAAATTGCGGAAAATGAAGCCGATCTTGTCCAGATCCGCCAGGAACTGGCAGATGCAGGCTATCTGAAACGTCCTTCCGGAAAACAGAAGAAAAGCAGGGAAGTCAGCCAGCCGTACCACTATCGCTCTTCCGACGGCTTTGACATTTATGTGGGAAAAAACAATATTCAGAACGATGCCCTGACCTTCCGGTTTGCCCAGGGGAACGACTGGTGGTTTCACGCCAAAGGCATGCCGGGCTCCCATGTAATTGTCCGCTGCAAAACCGGTGAACTGCCGGACCGTACCTTTGAAGAAGCCGGACGGCTGGCAGGATACTATTCCGCCGGACGGGGCAGCGAAAAAGTGGAGATCGACTATCTGCAGAAAAAAAATGTAAAAAAACCAAACAAGGCAAAACCCGGTTTTGTGGTTTACTACACAAACTATTCCCTTACGATAGATACTGATATTACCGGCATAGAGCGGATCGAATAA
- the rpmB gene encoding 50S ribosomal protein L28 encodes MAKCSICGKGAHFGNNVSHSHRRSNRMWKSNIKKVKCNVNGAPKRIYVCTSCLRSNAVERA; translated from the coding sequence ATGGCAAAATGTAGTATTTGTGGAAAAGGTGCTCATTTCGGTAACAATGTCAGCCATTCACATAGACGTTCAAACAGAATGTGGAAGTCCAATATCAAGAAAGTGAAATGCAATGTCAACGGTGCTCCGAAAAGAATTTACGTTTGCACTTCCTGTCTTAGATCCAATGCTGTAGAGCGTGCATAA
- a CDS encoding GerW family sporulation protein — protein sequence MTDSNTTNKNSFGTTVESLMKGMEGFLSSKTVIGEPVQLGNTTLLPLTDVSFGMGAGAFAGEKKRRTGGGIGGKISPTAVIVVQDGSVRMVNIKSQDGITKLIDMIPDFVNRFMDHREAKQYPEKAKARKEARAKAEEELKEKLDLETE from the coding sequence ATGACAGACAGCAATACAACAAACAAAAACTCTTTCGGAACTACGGTAGAATCTCTCATGAAAGGCATGGAAGGATTCCTGTCCAGCAAGACAGTCATCGGCGAACCGGTGCAGCTGGGCAATACCACATTGCTTCCGCTGACCGATGTTTCCTTCGGTATGGGCGCCGGAGCCTTTGCGGGAGAAAAAAAGAGAAGAACCGGAGGCGGCATCGGCGGGAAGATTTCCCCCACCGCAGTCATTGTCGTACAGGATGGTTCGGTCCGTATGGTAAATATTAAAAGTCAGGACGGCATTACCAAACTGATCGATATGATACCGGATTTTGTCAATCGCTTTATGGATCACAGAGAGGCAAAACAGTATCCGGAGAAGGCAAAAGCCCGTAAGGAAGCCCGGGCAAAAGCAGAAGAAGAGCTGAAAGAAAAGCTGGATCTGGAGACCGAGTAG
- the recG gene encoding ATP-dependent DNA helicase RecG has protein sequence MQAQEPIEAIRGIGKKTAEYYHALGIFSIRDLLLYFPRDYEQYPPVREPDACVSGTMTALHLQVMRPPVVNAKTPKKTAIMDVPASFGRIRMIWFRMPYIRSLLQRGRDYVFYGRLIQKNRDYFLEQPKIYTPEEYAALAQTIQPVYALTKGLKNQAVRKAVTAVLEDLPRDMEYLPEDIRQRHHLMPYDFAVRNMHFPEDETACIAARTRFAFDEFYLFLLQMHRSRSQTLQEPNSFSFVDDGFTDRRIRQLPYALTHAQLRTLREVQADMRGASVMQRLIQGDVGSGKTIVAFLAMLDAVHSGYQAAIMAPTDVLARQHYQKLTDFCQRAGADCEVVLLTGSLQAAARREALEKIRTGQGALIVGTHALIQDAVAYRRLALVVTDEQHRFGVRQRAAFAAKGEHPHILVMSATPIPRTLAIILYGDLDISVIDELPARRLPVKNCVVTGSYRQKAYAFIEKELQAGHQAYIVCPLVEESEGMDGENVTDYSRRLREYYNGNYQVGVLHGKMKPDEKNRIMEQFLEQKIQILVATTVIEVGVDVPNATVMMIENAEHFGLAQLHQLRGRVGRGDLQSYCIFMQGNQGKEKNPRLEILNHSNDGFEIAREDLKLRGPGEFFGIRQSGSFSFQVGDVFRDMKLLQDAAREAADTLREDPDLTRPEHIRLAQRLEELQQADGTDLNL, from the coding sequence ATGCAGGCACAGGAACCGATCGAAGCAATCCGTGGAATCGGAAAAAAAACAGCCGAATATTATCATGCACTGGGGATTTTCAGTATCCGGGATTTGCTGCTGTATTTTCCAAGAGATTATGAGCAGTATCCGCCGGTCCGCGAACCGGATGCCTGTGTGTCGGGAACGATGACGGCGTTGCACCTGCAGGTGATGCGTCCACCTGTGGTAAACGCGAAAACCCCGAAAAAAACAGCCATCATGGATGTACCGGCCTCCTTCGGCCGCATCCGTATGATCTGGTTCCGGATGCCGTATATACGTTCTTTGCTGCAGCGGGGACGCGACTATGTGTTTTACGGCCGGCTGATACAGAAAAACAGGGATTATTTCCTGGAACAGCCGAAAATTTACACACCGGAAGAATATGCTGCCCTGGCGCAGACCATCCAGCCGGTGTATGCCCTTACAAAAGGTCTGAAAAATCAGGCAGTACGGAAGGCGGTGACGGCAGTTTTGGAAGATCTGCCCCGGGATATGGAATATCTGCCGGAGGACATACGGCAGAGACACCATCTGATGCCTTATGATTTTGCGGTCCGCAACATGCATTTCCCGGAGGATGAAACCGCCTGTATCGCGGCCAGAACCCGTTTCGCCTTTGATGAATTCTATCTGTTTCTGCTGCAGATGCATCGTTCCCGGTCCCAGACCCTTCAGGAACCCAACAGTTTTTCCTTTGTGGATGACGGATTTACGGACCGCCGGATCCGGCAGCTGCCCTATGCCCTGACCCATGCTCAGCTGCGTACGCTGCGGGAAGTGCAGGCAGACATGCGGGGCGCATCAGTGATGCAGCGCCTGATCCAGGGGGATGTGGGATCCGGAAAAACCATTGTCGCTTTTCTTGCCATGCTGGATGCGGTGCACAGCGGTTACCAGGCGGCGATTATGGCGCCTACCGATGTGCTTGCTCGGCAGCATTATCAGAAACTGACCGATTTCTGTCAGCGCGCGGGGGCGGACTGCGAAGTCGTGCTGCTTACCGGTTCCCTGCAGGCAGCTGCCCGCAGGGAAGCGCTGGAAAAAATTCGCACCGGACAGGGCGCCCTGATTGTCGGGACCCATGCGCTGATTCAGGACGCTGTCGCATACCGCCGGCTCGCGCTGGTGGTTACCGATGAACAGCACCGATTCGGTGTCCGGCAGCGGGCTGCCTTCGCGGCCAAGGGCGAACATCCCCATATTCTGGTGATGAGCGCGACGCCGATTCCGCGTACACTGGCCATTATTCTTTACGGAGATCTTGATATTTCTGTCATCGATGAACTGCCTGCCCGCCGGCTGCCGGTAAAAAACTGTGTTGTGACCGGTTCCTACCGTCAGAAAGCCTATGCATTTATTGAAAAGGAACTTCAGGCCGGCCATCAGGCCTACATTGTGTGTCCCCTTGTGGAAGAGTCCGAAGGGATGGACGGGGAGAATGTGACAGACTATTCCCGGCGGCTGCGGGAATACTATAACGGAAACTATCAGGTGGGCGTCCTGCACGGAAAAATGAAACCGGACGAAAAAAACCGGATTATGGAACAGTTTCTGGAGCAGAAAATACAGATTCTGGTGGCGACTACGGTGATTGAAGTAGGCGTGGACGTGCCGAATGCCACCGTAATGATGATTGAAAACGCGGAGCACTTCGGCCTGGCGCAGCTGCATCAGCTCAGGGGACGGGTCGGACGGGGGGATCTTCAGTCTTACTGTATTTTTATGCAGGGAAACCAGGGCAAAGAAAAAAATCCCCGTCTGGAGATTCTGAATCATTCCAACGATGGATTTGAAATTGCCCGGGAAGATTTAAAACTGCGGGGTCCCGGTGAGTTTTTCGGTATCCGGCAGAGCGGATCCTTTTCCTTTCAGGTGGGCGATGTCTTTCGGGATATGAAGCTGCTGCAGGATGCCGCCCGGGAAGCCGCGGATACGTTGCGGGAGGATCCGGATCTGACCCGGCCGGAACACATCCGCCTGGCACAGCGCCTGGAGGAGCTGCAGCAGGCAGATGGGACGGATTTAAATCTGTAA
- a CDS encoding DAK2 domain-containing protein yields MFLSGAKNLDAKKEWINELNVFPVPDGDTGTNMSMTILSAAREVDSLTEVTMKTLAKAISSGSLRGARGNSGVILSQLFRGFTKVIEKYETIDKFVISESFDKAVETAYKAVMKPKEGTILTVAKGVANKALELAGDDAYDLSKYIDALIQEADHVLSRTPEMLPVLKEAGVVDSGGQGLVQVLKGARDAFQGKEIDYTIEAAPAARVMKISKETEAEIKYGYCTEFIVVLNRPLSEKEEDKFRAYLNRIGDSIVLVADDDMVKVHVHTNDPGNALQRGLTMGSLSRIKIDNMREEHQERLFKNSQKLSEEQAAGSAPAKPKEMKEVGFIAVAAGDGLTEVFEGLGADYVISGGQTMNPSTDDFLKAIEQVNAKSVFVFPNNSNIILAANQAASLSGEKEVIVIPTTTVPQGVTALINYIPEQSAEENRAGMEEVIQTVKTGEVTYAVRDTVIDGITISKGDYMGIGRKKILSNGTDLAEVAAAMTGKMVDEESSIISLYYGADTAEEDAEALGKKFETLFPECEVDIQYGGQPVYYYIISVE; encoded by the coding sequence ATGTTCCTGAGCGGGGCGAAAAATCTTGATGCAAAGAAAGAATGGATTAACGAACTGAATGTTTTTCCGGTTCCGGACGGCGACACCGGAACGAATATGAGCATGACAATCCTGTCAGCCGCAAGAGAAGTGGACAGCCTGACGGAAGTGACGATGAAAACCCTGGCAAAAGCCATTTCATCCGGATCCCTGCGGGGCGCGCGGGGCAATTCCGGCGTAATTCTTTCCCAGCTGTTTCGCGGATTTACAAAAGTCATTGAAAAATACGAAACCATCGATAAGTTTGTGATTTCCGAATCCTTTGACAAAGCGGTGGAGACGGCATACAAAGCTGTTATGAAGCCGAAGGAAGGCACCATTCTTACCGTTGCCAAAGGAGTCGCCAATAAGGCGCTGGAACTGGCCGGTGATGACGCCTATGATCTTTCAAAATACATCGATGCGCTGATTCAGGAAGCGGACCATGTATTATCCAGAACACCGGAGATGCTTCCGGTATTAAAGGAAGCGGGTGTCGTGGATTCCGGCGGACAGGGCCTGGTTCAGGTGTTAAAGGGAGCCAGAGACGCCTTCCAGGGAAAAGAGATTGATTATACCATCGAGGCCGCGCCTGCTGCCAGGGTCATGAAGATTTCAAAAGAGACGGAAGCCGAAATCAAGTACGGTTACTGTACGGAATTTATCGTTGTACTGAACCGGCCCCTGTCGGAAAAAGAAGAAGACAAATTCCGGGCATATCTGAACCGGATCGGTGATTCCATCGTTCTGGTGGCGGATGATGATATGGTGAAGGTACACGTCCATACCAATGACCCGGGCAATGCGCTGCAGCGCGGTCTTACCATGGGCTCTTTGAGCCGGATCAAAATTGACAACATGCGGGAAGAGCACCAGGAGCGTCTCTTTAAGAACAGCCAGAAACTGTCGGAAGAGCAGGCTGCCGGTTCCGCACCGGCAAAGCCGAAGGAAATGAAGGAAGTGGGATTTATCGCGGTGGCTGCCGGCGATGGCCTGACCGAGGTATTTGAAGGCCTTGGCGCGGATTATGTGATTTCCGGCGGACAGACCATGAATCCGAGCACGGATGATTTTCTGAAGGCAATCGAACAGGTGAACGCAAAATCTGTTTTTGTATTCCCCAACAATTCCAATATCATCCTTGCCGCTAACCAGGCCGCTTCTCTGTCCGGAGAAAAAGAAGTGATCGTCATCCCCACCACTACCGTTCCCCAGGGAGTGACAGCGCTGATCAATTACATTCCGGAACAGTCAGCGGAAGAAAACCGGGCCGGCATGGAAGAAGTGATTCAGACGGTCAAAACCGGCGAAGTCACCTATGCGGTGCGGGATACCGTAATTGACGGAATCACGATCAGCAAAGGGGATTATATGGGAATTGGCAGGAAGAAGATCCTGAGCAACGGGACGGATCTTGCCGAAGTTGCCGCTGCCATGACTGGAAAAATGGTAGATGAGGAGTCCTCGATTATCAGCCTGTACTACGGGGCGGATACTGCCGAGGAGGACGCAGAGGCACTGGGGAAAAAATTCGAAACGCTGTTCCCGGAATGCGAAGTCGATATTCAGTATGGCGGACAGCCGGTATATTACTATATTATTTCCGTGGAATAA